The Bacteroidota bacterium region CCCCGTGCGCAGCATCCGGCGGACGTACGGGTGGCACAGCTGGCAGTTCTGGCCGAAGAGGCGGTGCTCCTGGAGCGCCGCGACCGAGTCGGCCCCGGTCGTGGCGGCGACCTCCGCCAGCTCGGCGAAGGTCGTCGCGAAGCAGTAGCAGCGGTCGATGGTCATCGCACCAGAACGAGGGGGACCGTCGCGAGGCCTTCGTCCGCGGCGACGCGCGCCAGGTAGGCGCCAGCGGGGAGCCCGCCCATGTCGAGGTCGATGCGCTGCGTGCCCGCCGCAAGGGTCGCGTCGAGGGTGCGTGCGACGCGGCCCGTCATGTCGTGGATGGTCACGCGGACGGTCGCCGGCTGGCGAAGCGTGATGGCGAGCGCGGTCTGGCCGCGTGTCGGGTTCGGGCCGGCGAGTGCGACGGGAAGCGCCGACGCTCCGGGCCCCTCGGCCACGGCGGTGCCTCCGAAGCGGTCCGGATTCAGCGCCACGTACGAGGGGAAGATGCCAGCCTCGAACGAGGTGACGAGTGCCCCCGATCCGTCGTAGAGCTCCACGGTCCCGTTCGCCGAGAACGCGTTGTCCGCATCTGGGCGGCCGACGATGAATCCTCTCTGTGCATTGCCGGCGAGTGCCGTGATTGGCCGCTCGGCCGTCCCAGCAATCGGAATGGTAAAGACATCGGTGATTGGGGCGCCCGTCATCCCGTCAACGTTGATGGTTACGGACAAGAGCCCGGTCTCGGAGCTGATGAGGATGCCTGAGCCCTCCTCCTCGGTCCGGCCCACGGGGAAGATGGTCTGTGTGGAGTTGGCGTCTTGGCCGGACTGGTTCGGGTCGCCGATCTCGACGCCCAACGCGATCCGATCCGCTACGTCCAGCGTCGCCGGGTCGATGATGACGGCCTCGTCGGTATCGGTGCACGTCGCGACCACGAACCCAGACGCAGCGATGACGAACCGGGCACCGCACGCGACGTCGATGTAGTCCACGAGCGTGTCGGTCGCCGGGTCGATCACAGCGAGCGAGTCCGACGCACCGAAGGCGCCGAGCGCGACGAACGCACGGCCTGCCGAGAGTGTGACATCCTCCGGGTTCCCGACGACCGGGATGGGCGTCCCGGGCGTTCCCGTGGACAGGTCGAGGGGAAGAACGAACCCGCCGCCGGCGAAGTCGGTGTTCGTCACGTATGCCTTCCCGGGTGCCACCTCGGCGATGTAGCGGGGGTTGACGAGCCCTTCGGTGACCTGGTCGACCTGGGCCTCTGTCGCGATGTCGAACACATCGAGTCGGTCGGTTCCAAGAAACGACGACCCAGCTGTCAGGTAGAGACGATCGCCGATGACGGCGGCTCCCTGCGTCAGGACGCGCTCGTTGGCGAACCCGTCGGCGAAGGGACCATTGTCGCCCGACCCGATGAGGACGACAGAACTGTTCTGGTTTCCGAATGCCCCCTGACTCAGGACGAATGCGTCGAAGTCAGACGACTGCGCCCACGATGGGGCGGCGAGGACGAGCAGGAAGAGGAGCAAGTAGCGCATGGGCTAGAGAGAGGTGAGGGTGAGCCGCACGCGGATGTGCCGCGGCGGCATGGGGTACTGGCGGACGATCTGGTACTGCGCGTCGAGCGCGTTTTCGAGGCGGATGCCGAGCGTCCCAGACGCGCCAGCGGCACGCAGCGTCGCCTGCAGGCCGAGGTCGACAACGGTCGCAGGCGGTAGCTCGGCCGAGCCGTCGGACGCTGTCGCGCGCGTACCGGTGTGCTCCAGGCCCGCGTCGAGGCGAACGCCGAAGGCCGAGATGCCGGCGTCGGCGCGGACGAGACGATCCGGTACGTAGAGCAGGCGCTGGTCGAACGACGACGCCTCAGGGTCCGTCCGGTCACGAGCGTCTGTCCACGTCGCAAGTGCACCCGTTTCGATGCCCAGACCCCCGAGTGCTGTACGGGCACGACCCGAGACCTCGACGCCTCGCGT contains the following coding sequences:
- a CDS encoding T9SS type A sorting domain-containing protein, with amino-acid sequence MRYLLLFLLVLAAPSWAQSSDFDAFVLSQGAFGNQNSSVVLIGSGDNGPFADGFANERVLTQGAAVIGDRLYLTAGSSFLGTDRLDVFDIATEAQVDQVTEGLVNPRYIAEVAPGKAYVTNTDFAGGGFVLPLDLSTGTPGTPIPVVGNPEDVTLSAGRAFVALGAFGASDSLAVIDPATDTLVDYIDVACGARFVIAASGFVVATCTDTDEAVIIDPATLDVADRIALGVEIGDPNQSGQDANSTQTIFPVGRTEEEGSGILISSETGLLSVTINVDGMTGAPITDVFTIPIAGTAERPITALAGNAQRGFIVGRPDADNAFSANGTVELYDGSGALVTSFEAGIFPSYVALNPDRFGGTAVAEGPGASALPVALAGPNPTRGQTALAITLRQPATVRVTIHDMTGRVARTLDATLAAGTQRIDLDMGGLPAGAYLARVAADEGLATVPLVLVR